A single region of the Triticum dicoccoides isolate Atlit2015 ecotype Zavitan chromosome 2B, WEW_v2.0, whole genome shotgun sequence genome encodes:
- the LOC119361259 gene encoding receptor-like serine/threonine-protein kinase SD1-8: MEVTRDHLGLTLPLFLFLLLSPGALVTGVSDLLNEGSNITDGNTLVSAGGSFILGFFSPGVSTNRYLGIWFSVSNTTVCWVANRERPLNSTAGVLVFSDTGNLLLLDGSGQTVWTSNSTTTAAPRVAQLLESGNLVIHEQAGHTTVWQSFDYLSDTLLPGMKMGKNRWTGSEWYLSSWRSADDPSPAYRFVTEVNGLPDNTLWDGSTKVYRTGPWNGLRFSGTTEAASYTNMFKFVVNINDGEVTFGYTATPGTPPSRIVATSTGFVKRLVWEASTQRWETFLKGPRDVCDDYAMCGPFGLCNANAPSTSFCSCPRGFTPASPAEWDLRENADGCQRSAALDCAQGNGSASTSSTDGFMVLQGVKLPDTFNASVDASATMEECRARCFDNCSCVAYAPADIRVGAVAGCIIWTGYITDLRYVDGGQDLYMRLPKSELDANTPAGSRRDPASTIGSVPEADPPTIMEATEEFSEAGICVPPVDLPSIKAATNDFSDSNIIGKGGFGVVYTALLNGVIVAVKRLKPSGLTEKGKKDFTREVEVMSTVTHKNLVKLVSYCQEEDEWILVYEYMPNKSLSPYIFGENSSPGPSLTWVQRLEIIRGVAVGVEYLHNKEVIHRDLKLSNILLDHELKPKIADFGTAKLFIDDQTNPTVVQTQGYIAPEYAREAYLTLKCDVYSFGVVLLEIVSGKKNVKKMSYVRLLQAWGFWNKGKIKALLDSQVAEPNQQLSLELSRVIQIGLLCVQPMPDDRPSMPEVVVMLTDSSSGLARPKKHVVPHV; this comes from the exons ATGGAAGTAACCAGAGACCATCTCGGTCTTACTCTTCCCCTgttcctcttcctgctcctctctcCGGGAGCCTTGGTAACCGGTGTATCCGATCTGCTCAACGAGGGCAGCAACATCACCGACGGCAACACGCTGGTCTCAGCCGGAGGGTCGTTCATCCTGGGCTTCTTCTCTCCCGGGGTGTCCACCAACAGATACCTCGGGATATGGTTCTCCGTGTCCAACACCACCGTCTGCTGGGTGGCGAACCGTGAAAGGCCCCTGAACAGCACGGCGGGGGTTCTGGTGTTCAGCGACACCGGAAACCTTCTCCTGCTCGATGGCTCAGGCCAGACCGTATGGACATCCAACTCCACCACGACGGCAGCTCCTAGGGTTGCGCAGCTTCTTGAATCTGGCAACCTGGTCATCCATGAACAagccggccacaccaccgtgtggCAATCGTTCGATTATCTGTCTGACACGCTGCTTCCTGGTATGAAGATGGGCAAGAACCGATGGACAGGGTCCGAGTGGTACCTCTCGTCGTGGCGCTCAGCCGACGACCCGTCTCCGGCCTATCGGTTCGTCACGGAGGTGAACGGGCTACCGGACAACACCCTGTGGGACGGGAGCACCAAAGTCTACCGCACAGGGCCCTGGAACGGACTACGGTTCAGCGGCACCACGGAGGCCGCGAGCTACACCAACATGTTCAAGTTCGTCGTCAACATCAACGACGGGGAGGTAACCTTCGGGTACACGGCGACACCCGGCACGCCCCCTTCCCGCATCGTGGCGACGTCCACCGGCTTTGTCAAGCGGCTGGTATGGGAGGCGAGCACGCAACGATGGGAGACCTTCTTGAAGGGGCCGAGGGACGTATGCGACGACTACGCCATGTGCGGGCCGTTCGGCCTCTGCAACGCCAACGCTCCTTCCACGTCCTTCTGCAGCTGTCCCAGGGGCTTCACCCCCGCGTCCCCCGCTGAGTGGGACCTGAGGGAGAACGCAGATGGATGCCAGCGAAGTGCGGCGCTAGACTGCGCCCAAGGGAACGGGAGcgccagcaccagcagcacggacggGTTCATGGTGCTCCAGGGCGTGAAGCTCCCCGACACGTTCAACGCGTCGGTGGATGCGAGCGCGACGATGGAGGAGTGCAGGGCCAGGTGCTTCGACAACTGCTCCTGCGTGGCATATGCCCCCGCTGATATCCGGGTAGGCGCAGTCGCTGGGTGCATCATCTGGACAGGATACATCACCGACCTACGCTACGTGGATGGAGGGCAGGATCTGTACATGAGGCTGCCAAAGTCTGAACTAG ATGCTAACACCCCCGCTGGTAGTCGTCGAGATCCTGCTTCGACTATCGGGTCGGTCCCTGAAGCTGATCCGCCGACTATCATGGAAGCCACGGAAGAATTTTCCGAAGCCGGCATATGTGTCCCTCCAGTTGATCTGCCTTCTATAAAGGCGGCCACAAACGATTTTTCTGATAGCAATATCATCGGCAAAGGCGGATTTGGCGTTGTTTACACG GCACTACTAAATGGTGTTATCGTCGCTGTAAAGAGACTCAAACCATCTGGCCTTACCGAAAAAGGCAAGAAGGACTTCACAAGAGAAGTGGAAGTGATGTCAACGGTCACACATAAAAATCTGGTGAAACTAGTTTCCTATTGCCAGGAAGAGGACGAGTGGATACTAGTCTACGAGTACATGCCCAACAAAAGTTTGAGCCCCTACATATTTG GAGAAAACTCATCACCCGGTCCATCATTGACTTGGGTTCAAAGGCTAGAGATAATCCGTGGTGTTGCGGTAGGTGTTGAGTACCTTCACAACAAGGAAGTCATCCACAGAGATCTTAAGTTGTCGAACATACTCTTGGATCACGAGTTAAAGCCTAAGATAGCGGACTTCGGCACCGCAAAGCTATTTATTGATGATCAGACGAACCCAACAGTAGTACAGACACA GGGGTACATTGCTCCAGAGTATGCAAGGGAAGCCTACCTGACGCTCAAGTGTGACGTATACAGTTTTGGAGTGGTCTTGCTAGAGATAGTCTCTGGCAAAAAGAACGTAAAAAA AATGTCTTATGTGCGTTTGTTGCAGGCGTGGGGGTTCTGGAACAAAGGGAAAATCAAGGCCCTTCTTGATTCGCAAGTGGCTGAACCTAACCAACAGCTCTCATTGGAACTATCCAGGGTTATCCAGATCGGGCTTCTCTGCGTGCAACCAATGCCCGATGACAGGCCTAGCATGCCAGAGGTGGTCGTAATGCTAACGGACAGCAGTTCAGGGCTGGCTAGGCCCAAGAAGCACGTG GTACCTCATgtatag